The DNA region GACTGCATTGACCGACATGTGGAAGAGATGGATACCCTGAGATTTATGGATGACTTCTCCGTCCAGGCTGAACGGCATGCTTGTTTGTGTATGCTGGGAGATACCGGGGCTGGTAGAGGGTTATCTGCTACAGACGGCGCTTGGGTGGTTGATTTGTCGGGTGTATATAGTGTATTATGTTTGCATGAATGCTTTTGATTCATTTCATTACAGTCGAAGTGTACAAGTATGACTCGGGTACCCATGGTGGTAACATAAGCATAAGCATAATTCATTCGCATATGGTTGGTCCATCATATCTATAAACAAACCCATAAACCTAACATAAAGTGTTTATTCTTCAAAAACCAACGCAACcccatcatcaccagcagtAACCACTCTCTTTCCATCGCCACCCTGCACAAATCCCATAATCCCCCCACTTTGCTCACCCTCCGAATTCTCCATCAATCCAGCATGACCCTTCCACTCAGTCAACAATCCCtgtccagcagcagcagtgcCACCACGTGCGTCCCACCGTCTCACAACACCGTCCAATCCAACAGATGTAAGGAGCCAAGAGCGCGATTGACCAGTTGCAGCAGAGACAAGCGGGGAGGGACGGCCGAGCGGTTGGCCCGTGGCCGGGGCAGAACCGGGAGTCCGGTTCTGCAAGAACTCAACCTTGACGACGGCGGTGGCCTCGTGGGCCTCTTTGATATGGCGACGGACGGCGAAGCGGTGGGCTGTGTCGAATAGGGCGATGGAGCCGTCGACGGAGCCCGCGGCGAGGAGGTTCAGTGGtggggaggagaaggagagggttTCAATACCGTCTGCCTGGGCCTGCAGTGAGGCGAGGAGGGTACCCGCGGCAGAGGCACCGGTCGAGGACTGCGGAGCGGAAGCCTTGGTCTTTGCCTTGGACGACGACGCAGCGCCGGGAGATGAGGGCAGACGCGGCAGACCAACAACCTTGATATGACCCTCTGCACCACCAACAGCCGCAAAGGCACCAGACGgcgcaacagcaacagagTACAATCCCCCATCAACAGCAAACCGCTGATCCTCAGGCGTCAACCCAACAACCGCACTGCTCCCAGCAGAGTACGAAATCCCCACAGCAGCCGCAGCCCCGAACACATCATACACATAGAACGTCCCATCCTCGGACACCGTCGCCAGAAGCTTCCCATCCGGCGTCCACGCACCCGCCGTACAAGACATCGTATGTTGGAAAAACGACTGCACAATCGCAACCGGCTGCGCCGcatcctccccatcaacCCTAAACACCCAAACACTTCCATCATTCGCCCCAATCGCAACAAcattcctcttctcctcatcccccTCCCCACAAGGACACACAGCAACCCAGTTAATCTCCTCTACCTCCTGCGCCTCACCAACAAACTCCCACTTCCTCCCATCCCCGCCCGCAGACCCATCCCGCCACGCACGCAATTTCCCATCCAACCCTGCCGTAACAACATACTCCCCCCGCGGCTCCGTAAACCCAACCGCATTCACCGTATCACTATGCCCATCTAGCCTCGCAATCCCCTCAAGCCCCTTCCTCTCCGCTCGCGGCTGTGGATCAGACTCGTAACTCGCCGGCAGCACGGGCCGTTCGTGTGTCGGCGTAGAATCAAAAATACACGCGCTGTCATCGCCCGAGCCTGTCACCACGATGTTATTGTGGAGTGGGTGCTGGGCGATGCAGAAGATGGAGTCTTTGTGGTGGTCGAAGTGCGCGAGGGAGTCGTTTTGGAGGACAATTTCTTGGGGCTCGAAGTCCATGTTTTGGTCACCTTCGGGGTCGGCTTCGCCTTCGTCGTCGGATTCCATGGGGTGGTCTTCATCACGCTCGACGATTTCTTCGGCGTCTTCGGCGTTGAGGTAggcgtcttcttcttcgtggTGGTTGTTGGCGGACATTTTGAGGGTTTGGGGGGTATTAATGGATTAAGAGGAGAGGGATGTGGTTTTGGTTGTTTTTTGGAGGATTCCTGCCTCTTAGATATATACAGGAAGAGTAATTCACAGGATGTTGACAATCAGAGGCTGTAGAAAAAAATCAATACTCCGCTTAGAAATTCAATCTCCCCGCGGAGCAAACACTGCAAACATGCCACCAGGTAAACAACTAGGGATGCTACATTCTTCGCAGAGATTGTAGAGATAACCTGAATCCTCTAATTATATTGAGATTGATTATGCTATTTACAACGGCATTTGCCAAAGCCGAATTGTAtacgaaacgaccaagttTATATCGCAAACGCAACCAAaatcaaaagcaaaacagaaGCAAAGAAAGTCTACAGCCTAGGACCACTCTTCCTCAgagcctccttctcctgATCCCGAAGCAATCTCCGCAGAATCTTCCCACTAGGACTCTTAGGAACAGCATCGATGAACCGAACGCCGCCCTTGAGCCACTTGTGCCGAGCCTTGTGCTCCTCGACGTGCTTTTTGATCGCCTGCGTAGTAGCCGCATCGTCGGGACCGGCTTCAGCGGACTTGACGACAATGGCCTTGGGGACTTCGCCCGCTGCGTCGTCGGGGATGGCGACGACGGCGCAGTCCGCGACGGCGGGGTGGGTGAGGAGGTGGGCTTCTAGTTCGGCGGGGGCGACTTGCAGGCCCTGTGGACGGTCAGTTGCCGTTCTAC from Aspergillus chevalieri M1 DNA, chromosome 2, nearly complete sequence includes:
- a CDS encoding WD40 repeat domain-containing protein (COG:I;~EggNog:ENOG410PJYK;~InterPro:IPR024977,IPR036322,IPR015943,IPR001680, IPR017986;~PFAM:PF12894,PF00400;~go_function: GO:0005515 - protein binding [Evidence IEA]), whose translation is MSANNHHEEEDAYLNAEDAEEIVERDEDHPMESDDEGEADPEGDQNMDFEPQEIVLQNDSLAHFDHHKDSIFCIAQHPLHNNIVVTGSGDDSACIFDSTPTHERPVLPASYESDPQPRAERKGLEGIARLDGHSDTVNAVGFTEPRGEYVVTAGLDGKLRAWRDGSAGGDGRKWEFVGEAQEVEEINWVAVCPCGEGDEEKRNVVAIGANDGSVWVFRVDGEDAAQPVAIVQSFFQHTMSCTAGAWTPDGKLLATVSEDGTFYVYDVFGAAAAVGISYSAGSSAVVGLTPEDQRFAVDGGLYSVAVAPSGAFAAVGGAEGHIKVVGLPRLPSSPGAASSSKAKTKASAPQSSTGASAAGTLLASLQAQADGIETLSFSSPPLNLLAAGSVDGSIALFDTAHRFAVRRHIKEAHEATAVVKVEFLQNRTPGSAPATGQPLGRPSPLVSAATGQSRSWLLTSVGLDGVVRRWDARGGTAAAGQGLLTEWKGHAGLMENSEGEQSGGIMGFVQGGDGKRVVTAGDDGVALVFEE